Within the Rosa rugosa chromosome 2, drRosRugo1.1, whole genome shotgun sequence genome, the region GCTGTGGCATCATTCTCTTCACCAAACCCTTGATACTGATAGCTATTCGGTGATAAGGAAAAAGACTTCATGATCAATTGAAATTAGAAAACGAGAATTTGAACTATATGTGTATATCTTCCATATAATAAATAGAAATATTATTAAACCAAAAGGAGCtatatttttgttcaaattaatTTGCATATACCCGCTCAAACTTTCAATTATTTGATGACATCCtaatttttcatttcaaaaccAGTCTTTACGAATTATTTCTACAAGTGATCAACAAAATAAGAAATTGTTTACTCATCTAACTATATCAAACAAATGAATAACATACTACGGTAAATATTATCATTCTCATAAGTAACCAATCATTATTTGATGTAGTTAACTGACTCTATGGTCAGACTTGACCCTGccaactaaaaaaaaagaaaaaaaaaagaaccaaatTAAGGAGGTCGTGAACTAATGTAATCACTTTGATTAATTGGTTATGCGTGTGTTTGCAGTTTGcggagtttttattttatttaatttttttttactaagGGAAGTATTGGtcgagagaaaagagaaaaggaaagTGGGTAGCTAGGGAGTCAATTGTAGAGAAGAAAATGATAAATAATGgttcttcttttcttatttgtCGGTGACCATCATCATTATatgtaaaaaatatatatatatatagtgaaatatgaaaaaatttagtttaaaaataatttttcagcTTTTTATTAATCAGTTAATAGAACATGAGATTTGATTTTGCAGTACAAATAGATATACCTAAGTAGAGAGTCTTTCTAATGAgaaccactaaaatgaggattAGTTGATGACTTTTGTGTTAGACCCATTTTTCAACATTTctgcaaatcaaccgttagatatttatgtgtagatcatttatgcaattttccaaccaaattgataatcattaaaacattcataattgtaatttatcagttatgaacatgaactgTTCATGCTTGACAAATTTGGTTATTCCATTGATTTGATATAGTTCGATAACTTAATGATTAGCAATTtcgaagaaaattttcagaagtgatctactcatgcaaaCATAAACATCTAATGATTGATTTGCCGAATGTAACCGAAAAGTTGGTCTCCCAAACCGTTGATTAAAAAGTCTTCAACTAGTCTTCATTTTAGTTGTCCTCATAAAAGAGCCCCCTACCTAAGTAAACAGTCTTGATCACCTAAGAGACATATTTAAGCAACTCTGAGGGGACAAGTGTATCGCAATCACATGTATTGAATTTAAAAGATGAAATTATAACAGCTTAAAATTGTGCATCTATTTTCAACCGTCCTATTTATTTGTCATTTATAGTTCCTTTAAAAATTATCATTTAAGTGAGCATTTCTtctaaataaaattaaaaacataataatGAAAGATTCCAACAAATGGGAGTAAACAAAGCTGTCTCTTCAATATAGTATAAATGTATCAACATTAACTACCAACAACAAAAAAGACGAGTGTATTTAACCTCTCTTTGTAAGTttcttgaggaaaaaaaaaaaaaaaagacaagagAAATGGTGGGAGTCCGGAGTTGGTGGCACCGTGGCAGAATGTTGAGGTCAAGCTGTATGACTCTACCCAATCATTTCACTATATATGTGGACACAACCCTCACAATTGGAAAAAGGTTCCAACAATGGCCAGAATACTTCCTATCTTTGCTACACAGCTCATAGCTCTCtcccttctttcttcctttgcCCTAATTCTGGTCCAGGGAGAAGATGATCACGATTTCGTGAAAGCCATGGACCGAGATCTCTTGGGGCTCAAGAAAGAAAAGCTCAGCCACTTCAAGTTGTACTGGCATGACATTCAGAGCGGCAAAAACCCAAGCTCAATCGGAGTGGTGAAATCACCCGTCAACTCATCGACGTTCTTCGGATTGGTGAACATGATCGACAATCCCCTCACCGAAAAGCCGGAGCTGAGCTCGAAGCTACTGGGGAGGGCTCAAGGGTTCTACGCATCAGCTTCACAACAGGAGGTCGGGCTGTTGATGGCTATGAACTTTCATTTTATTCAGGGCAAGTACAACGGGAGCACCATAACCGTGCTGGGGAGGAACCCAGTGTTCAACAAGGTGAGGGAGATGCCGGTGATCGGAGGAAGTGGGCTTTTCAGGTTTGCAAGAGGTTATGTTGAAGTAAGAACTCATACATTCACTCCGAGCACCGGAGATGCCATCGTTGAGTACAATGCCTATGTGCTCCATTATTGATGCTTCTTTTTTCTTAGTTGTTTTCTTCCTAGGAGCTTTTCGGGCTTGTACTCTCTTTTGAGGTCATAGCTACGTTCTAATTAATAATTATGTCAGCTACTCACCTCTGTCTACTTTTAAGTTTAGTGGGTAGTTGCTTACTTGCTTTTACCATCTTTTTAC harbors:
- the LOC133732028 gene encoding dirigent protein 22-like, with product MARILPIFATQLIALSLLSSFALILVQGEDDHDFVKAMDRDLLGLKKEKLSHFKLYWHDIQSGKNPSSIGVVKSPVNSSTFFGLVNMIDNPLTEKPELSSKLLGRAQGFYASASQQEVGLLMAMNFHFIQGKYNGSTITVLGRNPVFNKVREMPVIGGSGLFRFARGYVEVRTHTFTPSTGDAIVEYNAYVLHY